From Topomyia yanbarensis strain Yona2022 chromosome 1, ASM3024719v1, whole genome shotgun sequence, one genomic window encodes:
- the LOC131676764 gene encoding uncharacterized protein LOC131676764 — MFELEEMSNGFHDVLLNKYNDAAPIMDLYVSDSMQDMLDIDIKSEVATVVGGVNEFSSLMNFDLPSLELDSNSNDAESGWCGGIPTKWSSTDIYADVGACVNPNSVMPVISSVQSLLKSPKQNVNLNTTVRAVNDPTLPSPKERKSHLTFSPNTIKVPVVVPEAKKTMISGLTQIHRISNVDTVKKDLSNHMAKDEGNKIVVRNHQPPSGGAIPSSGLGVGLGKGNTIKLAAGIGGLTFANGVQFKNLKNVQKISSIGMVNGLKRESSPARTINGTTTIPQGQTQLISINGTTQKIVNRSIIVPNGGKPANMMQLTNGVVPVTATTQKAKPKPPPEGAFPKPAYSYSCLIAMSLKNSRAGSLPVSEIYSFMCEHFPYFKTAPNGWKNSVRHNLSLNKCFEKIEKPVTNGGQRKGCLWAMNPAKITKMDEEVQKWSRKDPMAIRRAMVHPENLVLLERGEMKHGSTGDSDEGENDDADTEDQSDIEEEEEVEGEEEVEIDQEAEADSFIINTPESMPDPEQEEVDIDFDLEVPEFYDDINVDSKEGFTLEFVQKDLLTLEDEDESVYISAHQNNNQQRPQLSFQQLEPAAKRARLDVNYSISPASALAGTGTTHNNRTGFVSSTAATTTSTTINQIQLNGQQFQFTTSGQHFQQIHQQQHHNRRKTPLVTRIA, encoded by the exons GATGCGGCCCCCATCATGGATCTGTACGTGTCGGACTCGATGCAGGACATGCTGGACATCGACATCAAATCCGAAGTCGCCACGGTGGTAGGCGGTGTCAACGAGTTCAGCTCACTGATGAACTTTGATCTACCCTCACTGGAGCTGGACAGTAACTCGAATGACGCGGAAAGTGGTTGGTGCGGTGGTATTCCCACCAAATGGTCCAGCACCGACATCTACGCCGATGTGGGAGCCTGCGTTAATCCGAACTCGGTAATGCCGGTCATTTCGTCGGTACAGTCTCTGCTCAAAAGTCCGAAGCAGAATGTGAATCTGAACACGACGGTCAGAGCGGTGAACGATCCGACTTTGCCCAGTCCGAAGGAAAGGAAGAGTCATTTGACTTTTTCGCCCAATACGATTAAGGTACCGGTGGTGGTACCGGAAGCGAAGAAAACGATGATTTCCGGACTGACCCAGATTCATCGAATAAGTAACGTCGATACTGTCAAGAAGGATCTCTCTAATCACATGGCGAAGGACGAGGGAAATAAGATTGTCGTGAGAAATCATCAGCCGCCCAGTGGAGGAGCGATTCCAAGTTCCGGGCTTGGAGTAGGATTGGGCAAGGGTAATACCATCAAACTGGCTGCCGGGATAGGCGGATTAACATTTGCCAACGGAGTTCAGTTCAAAAATCTTAAAAACGTCCAAAAGATCTCATCGATTGGAATGGTAAATGGATTGAAACGAGAATCGAGTCCGGCAAGAACCATAAACGGTACAACTACCATTCCTCAAGGCCAGACTCAACTAATTAGCATCAATGGAACTACACAGAAAATCGTGAATCGAAGCATAATTGTTCCGAATGGGGGTAAACCCGCCAACATGATGCAGTTGACCAATGGGGTCGTACCTGTTACGGCTACGACTCAAAAGGCAAAACCCAAGCCACCGCCAGAAGGCGCCTTCCCTAAGCCAGCGTACTCCTACTCCTGTCTGATCGCGATGTCTCTAAAAAACTCCCGGGCAGGATCGTTACCGGTTTCGGAGATCTACAGTTTCATGTGCGAGCACTTCCCGTACTTTAAGACCGCTCCGAACGGTTGGAAGAACTCGGTTCGACACAACCTCTCGCTGAACAAGTGTTTCGAGAAGATCGAAAAACCGGTAACGAACGGTGGCCAGCGAAAGGGTTGCCTTTGGGCGATGAATCCCGCCAAGATTACCAAAATGGACGAAGAAGTACAGAAGTGGTCCCGCAAGGATCCCATGGCCATCCGAAGAGCGATGGTTCATCCGGAGAATCTGGTCCTGTTGGAGCGGGGCGAAATGAAGCACGGATCTACCGGTGACAGTGACGAGGGCGAGAACGACGATGCGGATACCGAGGACCAGTCCGACATCGAGGAGGAAGAGGAAGTCGAGGGCGAGGAGGAGGTCGAGATCGATCAGGAAGCGGAGGCGGATAGTTTCATCATCAATACGCCCGAATCGATGCCCGATCCGGAGCAGGAGGAGGTCGATATTGATTTTGATTTGGAG GTACCGGAATTCTACGACGACATCAATGTCGACTCGAAGGAAGGTTTCACCCTGGAGTTCGTACAGAAAGATCTGCTCACGCTCGAGGACGAGGATGAATCGGTATACATTTCCGCTCACCAGAATAACAACCAGCAGCGACCGCAGCTTTCCTTCCAACAGCTGGAACCGGCAGCCAAGCGGGCCAGGCTCGATGTCAATTACTCCATCTCACCTGCCTCTGCACTTGCTGGCACCGGAACAACGCACAACAACCGAACCGGGTTTGTTTCATCGACGGCAGCGACAACGACGTCCACTACAATAAATCAGATCCAGTTGAATGGACAGCAGTTTCAGTTCACTACCAGCGGGCAGCACTTTCAGCAGATTCACCAGCAACAGCATCACAACCGGCGGAAGACTCCGTTAGTCACGCGAATAGCCTAA